Proteins encoded in a region of the Streptomyces sp. PCS3-D2 genome:
- the crtI gene encoding phytoene desaturase family protein → MTRTVSGRTDHVVVVGAGLAGLSAALHLLGAGRRVTVVEREELPGGRAGRLLRGGYRIDTGPTVLTMPGLAEEAFAAVGERLDRWVELIPLHPAYRASFADGSTLDVHTEGEAMAAAVERFAGAGEAAGYLRLRAWLERLYRVQMRRFIDANFDSPLDLLTGDLARLAALGGFGRLDRRIARFLKDERLQRVFSFQALYAGVPPARALAAYAVIAYMDTVAGVYFPRGGMHALPQAMADAAAGAGAELRFGEPVTALERSGERITAVVTAKDRIPCDALVLTPDLPVAYRLLGRRPRRPVRLRHSPSAVVLHAGTDRTWPQLAHHTISFGAAWQSTFDELTRQGRLMGDPSLLITRPTATDPALAPPGRHLHYVLAPCPNTDIGPSGAAWGELGPRYRDDLLRELERRGLDGISSAIEDECLVTPADWAGQGHAAGTPFSAAHTFFQTGPFRPRNLVRGTSNAVLAGCGTTPGVGVPTALVSGKLAAARITGGVRRASARVSGAAR, encoded by the coding sequence ATGACCCGGACCGTGAGCGGCCGCACGGACCACGTGGTGGTCGTCGGCGCCGGCCTGGCCGGCCTGTCGGCTGCTCTGCACCTGCTGGGCGCGGGGCGCCGGGTGACCGTCGTCGAGCGCGAGGAGCTGCCCGGCGGGCGGGCGGGACGGCTGCTGCGCGGCGGCTACCGGATCGACACCGGCCCGACGGTGCTGACCATGCCAGGCCTCGCCGAAGAAGCCTTCGCCGCGGTCGGCGAGAGACTGGACCGGTGGGTGGAGCTGATCCCGCTGCACCCGGCCTATCGGGCGTCGTTCGCCGACGGCAGCACCCTGGACGTGCACACCGAGGGCGAGGCGATGGCGGCAGCGGTCGAGCGGTTCGCCGGAGCCGGTGAGGCGGCGGGGTACCTGCGGCTGCGCGCCTGGCTGGAGCGGCTCTACCGGGTACAGATGCGCCGGTTCATCGACGCGAACTTCGACTCACCGCTGGACCTGCTGACCGGTGACCTCGCCCGGCTGGCGGCGCTCGGCGGTTTCGGGCGGCTGGACCGGCGCATCGCCCGTTTCCTGAAGGACGAGCGGCTGCAGCGGGTGTTCTCCTTCCAGGCCCTGTACGCCGGCGTGCCGCCGGCCCGGGCGCTGGCCGCCTACGCCGTCATCGCCTACATGGACACGGTGGCCGGCGTGTACTTCCCGCGCGGGGGCATGCACGCCCTGCCTCAGGCCATGGCGGACGCGGCGGCCGGCGCGGGCGCGGAGCTGAGGTTCGGCGAGCCGGTGACCGCGCTGGAGCGCTCCGGGGAGCGGATCACCGCCGTCGTCACCGCGAAAGACCGCATCCCCTGCGACGCTCTCGTCCTCACGCCGGACCTGCCCGTCGCCTACCGGCTCCTCGGCCGTCGGCCTCGCAGGCCGGTGCGGCTGCGGCACTCCCCCTCCGCCGTCGTTCTGCACGCGGGAACGGACCGCACATGGCCGCAGCTGGCCCACCACACGATCTCCTTCGGTGCCGCCTGGCAGAGCACCTTCGACGAACTCACCCGACAGGGAAGGCTGATGGGCGATCCGTCCCTCCTGATCACCCGGCCCACGGCCACCGACCCGGCGCTCGCCCCGCCGGGTCGCCATCTGCACTACGTCCTCGCCCCCTGTCCGAACACCGACATCGGCCCCTCAGGGGCTGCTTGGGGCGAACTGGGCCCCCGCTACCGGGACGACCTGCTGCGCGAGCTGGAACGGCGCGGCTTGGACGGTATCTCGTCCGCCATCGAGGACGAATGCCTGGTCACGCCGGCCGACTGGGCTGGTCAAGGGCATGCGGCGGGCACCCCCTTCTCGGCCGCCCACACCTTCTTTCAGACGGGTCCGTTCCGGCCCCGCAACCTGGTGCGGGGCACATCGAACGCCGTCCTGGCCGGCTGCGGTACCACCCCCGGCGTGGGCGTGCCCACCGCCCTGGTGTCGGGGAAGCTGGCGGCGGCCAGGATCACGGGCGGTGTCCGGCGCGCTTCGGCCCGGGTCAGCGGGGCGGCGCGGTGA
- a CDS encoding polyprenyl synthetase family protein, with the protein MRRTQAKDQTAAAPPPVPRLVAPSGSAARRHPTGSAGVGTGHGSPARDGIASAVDPAAVDVDVPAAIGSALEQVLGDRLTRSGVLDAEFAGELAARVARFTREGGKRTRSQLLWWSMRACGGDDGPTAAAALRIGAALELLQTCALVHDDVMDGSVLRRGRPALHTDVRDGCGSVAAPARAARFGEAVAVLAGDLALAWADDVMAEAALDPWTASVVREVWSDMRTEMVAGQFLDLRGQLTGSRSPAQALRAARLKSALYSVERPLALGAAVAGADGRTRRALCSAGRCVGMAFQLRDDLEDVFGDPRHTGKSCGGDIRTGKPTYLAALAVARAEAAADRRALEVLQHALGKEDLSHDGLDEVREVLVRTGARAAVEARIERLSAQGMRHFDGAGLTADAAGRLRGLLTAQAASRSVDDPPAPSGPTSAAVTASGAAEGGR; encoded by the coding sequence ATGCGCCGCACCCAGGCGAAGGACCAGACCGCGGCCGCACCGCCGCCCGTCCCCCGCCTCGTGGCCCCCTCGGGGTCCGCTGCGCGGCGCCACCCGACCGGCTCGGCGGGCGTCGGCACCGGGCACGGCTCGCCTGCCCGGGACGGGATCGCCTCGGCGGTCGACCCCGCGGCCGTGGATGTGGACGTGCCCGCCGCGATCGGGAGCGCGCTGGAGCAGGTGCTCGGCGACCGGCTGACCCGGTCCGGTGTGCTGGACGCCGAGTTCGCCGGGGAACTGGCCGCGCGCGTCGCACGCTTCACCCGGGAGGGCGGCAAACGCACCCGCTCGCAGCTCCTCTGGTGGTCGATGCGCGCCTGCGGCGGGGACGACGGGCCGACGGCCGCGGCCGCCCTGCGCATCGGCGCGGCGCTCGAACTGCTCCAGACCTGTGCCCTGGTGCACGACGACGTGATGGACGGATCGGTGCTCCGGCGCGGCCGGCCGGCTCTCCACACCGACGTGCGGGACGGCTGCGGCAGTGTCGCGGCACCGGCCCGCGCCGCCCGCTTCGGTGAGGCGGTCGCGGTCCTGGCCGGTGATCTGGCCCTCGCGTGGGCGGACGACGTGATGGCGGAAGCGGCCCTCGACCCGTGGACGGCGAGCGTCGTGCGCGAGGTCTGGAGCGACATGCGCACCGAGATGGTGGCAGGTCAGTTCCTCGACCTCCGAGGCCAGCTGACCGGGTCGCGCTCGCCGGCGCAGGCCCTGCGGGCGGCCCGCCTCAAGAGCGCCCTGTATTCGGTCGAACGGCCTCTGGCGCTGGGTGCGGCGGTGGCGGGCGCGGACGGCCGGACCCGGCGGGCCCTGTGCTCGGCCGGGCGCTGCGTGGGCATGGCGTTCCAGCTGCGCGACGACCTCGAGGACGTCTTCGGCGATCCACGGCACACCGGCAAGAGCTGCGGGGGCGACATCCGCACGGGCAAGCCGACCTATCTGGCCGCGCTCGCGGTCGCGCGCGCCGAGGCCGCGGCCGACCGGCGGGCTCTGGAAGTGCTGCAACACGCCCTCGGGAAGGAGGACCTCTCGCACGACGGCCTCGACGAGGTACGGGAGGTGCTGGTGCGGACGGGCGCCCGAGCGGCGGTCGAGGCGAGGATCGAGCGCTTGTCGGCCCAGGGCATGCGTCACTTCGACGGCGCCGGGCTCACCGCGGACGCCGCGGGCCGGCTGCGCGGGCTGTTGACCGCCCAGGCGGCTTCCCGCTCGGTGGACGATCCGCCGGCCCCCTCGGGTCCGACGTCCGCCGCCGTCACGGCCTCCGGCGCGGCGGAGGGCGGGCGATGA
- a CDS encoding lycopene cyclase family protein, whose translation MLKADVAVIGAGAAGLSLAHRLNGHGGPAPSVVLIDPPPGPLRPAPRTWCFWESGHGRFDAAVRSRWSHLRVRPPAGHAIEADITPLRYKMIRSDDFESLVGQDLAHSSNVRRLEATVDTVEEAPSGPRVLLTRADGSGDALEARWVFDSRPPGSLPAARTTMLQHFRGWFVRTSRPAFDHTTAELMDFRTPQPAEGLSFGYVLPTGPREALVEYTEFSPCVLTGSGYEAALRHYTTDVLALGDLEILATETGLIPMTDAAVPQRVGASVFRIGAAGGATRPSTGYTFAGLQRQTRAVAAALRQGRDPVPPAAHSSRARAMDAVLLRALDTGRVDGPDLFCRLFTRVPPSRLLRFLDGRTSLLEDLSVGRHAPVGPMLRTAAELPRLPRRPFP comes from the coding sequence GTGCTGAAGGCGGACGTGGCGGTCATCGGGGCGGGCGCAGCCGGCCTGTCCCTGGCCCACCGGTTGAACGGACACGGCGGCCCGGCCCCGTCCGTGGTCCTCATCGACCCCCCGCCCGGTCCGCTCCGGCCCGCCCCCCGCACCTGGTGCTTCTGGGAGTCCGGCCACGGCCGCTTCGACGCCGCGGTGCGATCACGATGGAGCCACCTGCGCGTGAGGCCGCCGGCCGGCCACGCGATCGAAGCGGACATCACACCGCTGCGGTACAAGATGATCCGCTCCGACGACTTCGAGTCGCTGGTCGGGCAGGACCTCGCGCACAGCTCCAACGTCCGGCGCCTGGAGGCGACCGTCGACACCGTCGAGGAGGCCCCGTCCGGGCCCCGGGTCCTGTTGACCCGCGCCGACGGCAGCGGGGATGCCCTGGAGGCCCGCTGGGTGTTCGACTCGCGTCCGCCGGGAAGCCTTCCGGCCGCCCGGACCACCATGCTGCAGCACTTCCGCGGCTGGTTCGTCCGGACCTCCCGGCCCGCCTTCGACCACACGACCGCCGAACTGATGGACTTCCGCACACCGCAGCCCGCCGAGGGGCTCTCCTTCGGCTACGTCCTGCCCACCGGGCCGCGGGAGGCGCTCGTCGAGTACACCGAGTTCTCCCCGTGCGTGCTCACGGGCAGCGGCTACGAGGCCGCGCTGCGGCACTACACCACGGACGTCCTGGCCCTCGGCGACCTGGAGATCCTGGCCACCGAGACCGGCCTCATCCCCATGACGGACGCCGCCGTACCCCAGCGGGTCGGCGCTTCGGTGTTCCGGATCGGCGCCGCCGGCGGCGCGACCCGCCCGTCCACGGGCTACACCTTCGCCGGACTCCAGCGCCAGACCCGGGCCGTCGCCGCCGCGCTGCGGCAGGGTCGCGACCCGGTGCCCCCGGCCGCCCACTCCTCGCGGGCCCGTGCCATGGACGCGGTCCTGCTGCGCGCCCTGGACACCGGCCGGGTCGACGGCCCCGACCTGTTCTGCCGGCTCTTCACCCGCGTCCCCCCGTCCCGGCTGCTCCGCTTCCTCGACGGCCGCACCAGCCTGCTCGAAGACCTGTCCGTGGGCCGCCACGCCCCCGTCGGCCCCATGTTGCGCACCGCCGCCGAACTGCCCCGCCTGCCCCGCCGCCCCTTCCCCTGA
- a CDS encoding class I SAM-dependent methyltransferase: MTLLRDEDLAAAFDHASRTYDALVAANPGYHAHLRRSVRRLGLTAPGAGLRILDLGCGTGASTAAIRAVLPAADVTAVDASAGMLAKAAAKPWAGGVRFVHAPAEHLADAGVQGPFDAVFAAYLFRNVTDPDAVLHTVSSVLRPGGRLAAHEYSLSGRRTDRVVWTAVCRGIVQPAATLLGDGPLYRHLWRSVVHFDPADRFATRIREAGFEAVRALRLPGWQTGITHTFVAARPAGPR; this comes from the coding sequence ATGACCCTGCTGCGCGACGAGGACCTCGCCGCCGCCTTCGACCACGCCTCCCGCACCTACGACGCACTGGTCGCGGCGAACCCCGGCTACCACGCGCACCTGCGGCGCTCGGTACGCCGCCTCGGTCTCACCGCGCCGGGGGCCGGGTTGAGGATCCTGGACCTCGGCTGCGGCACCGGGGCCTCGACGGCCGCGATCCGCGCCGTCCTGCCCGCCGCGGACGTCACCGCCGTCGACGCATCCGCCGGCATGCTGGCGAAAGCCGCCGCCAAACCGTGGGCGGGCGGTGTGCGCTTCGTTCACGCACCGGCCGAGCACCTGGCGGACGCGGGCGTCCAGGGACCGTTCGACGCCGTCTTCGCCGCGTACCTCTTCCGCAACGTCACCGACCCCGACGCCGTCCTCCACACCGTCAGCAGCGTGTTGCGACCGGGCGGCAGGCTCGCCGCGCACGAATACAGCCTCAGCGGGCGCCGCACCGACCGCGTCGTGTGGACGGCGGTGTGCCGCGGCATCGTCCAACCCGCGGCCACCCTGCTGGGCGACGGCCCCCTCTACCGCCACTTGTGGCGCAGCGTCGTCCACTTCGACCCGGCCGACCGGTTCGCCACCCGCATCCGCGAAGCCGGTTTCGAAGCGGTCCGGGCCCTGCGCCTGCCGGGCTGGCAGACGGGCATCACCCACACCTTCGTCGCCGCGCGCCCGGCAGGCCCGCGATGA
- a CDS encoding FAD-dependent oxidoreductase has product MTAPTPTAARRGRDRRARVLPAPPGARRAQGRPTTAVIGGGIAGLAAATALAERGVQVTLYEREPYLGGRAGGWPTRLRDGSTVTMSRGFHAFFRQYYNLRGLLRRTDPGLAGLTGLPDYPLLHADGLCDSFRRVPRTPPWSALGFVALSPTFRLRDLRAMNPAPALPLLDVRVPDVYHRLDGTSAHDFLEAIGFPQRARHLAFEVFSRSFFADPKELSAAEMALMFHIYFLGSAEGLLFDVPRSPYPAALWAPLAAYLERHRAEVRTASPVDHVRPTPAGLFEVTGSAATSRYDAVVLALDAGGLRSLVARSDRLADRPWRERVARLRSAPPFLVVRLWLDRPVAPDRPGFLGTSGFGGLDNISVLNRWEDEAARWAARTGGSVVELHAYAVDPSVPRPVQEQRLLRQLHRVYPETRAAEVVDVRNEWRADCPLFPVGGYADRPTVRTCDPGLVLAGDVVRTDLPVALMERAATTGFQAANALLERWGLHGQTLWTVPDRGRAPVLRKAAAWAGRRAT; this is encoded by the coding sequence ATGACCGCGCCCACGCCGACCGCGGCGCGCCGCGGCAGGGACCGGCGGGCACGCGTCCTGCCCGCCCCACCAGGAGCCCGCCGCGCACAGGGCCGCCCCACGACAGCCGTGATCGGCGGCGGGATCGCCGGCCTCGCCGCCGCCACCGCACTCGCCGAACGGGGCGTGCAGGTGACGCTCTACGAGCGCGAGCCCTACCTGGGCGGCCGGGCGGGCGGATGGCCGACCCGCCTGCGCGACGGCAGCACCGTGACGATGAGCCGCGGCTTCCACGCCTTCTTCCGGCAGTACTACAACCTGCGGGGCCTGCTCCGCCGAACCGACCCCGGCCTGGCGGGCCTCACCGGACTCCCCGACTATCCGCTGCTGCACGCGGACGGTCTCTGCGACAGCTTCCGGCGCGTACCGCGCACCCCGCCGTGGAGCGCGCTGGGCTTCGTCGCACTCAGCCCCACCTTCCGCCTGCGGGACCTGCGCGCCATGAATCCGGCCCCGGCCCTGCCGCTGCTCGACGTCCGCGTGCCGGACGTGTACCACCGGCTCGACGGCACCAGCGCCCACGACTTCCTGGAGGCCATCGGCTTCCCCCAACGGGCCCGGCACCTGGCCTTCGAGGTGTTCTCCCGGAGCTTCTTCGCCGACCCGAAGGAGCTGTCCGCGGCCGAGATGGCCCTCATGTTCCACATCTACTTCCTCGGTTCCGCCGAAGGACTGCTGTTCGACGTGCCCCGCTCGCCCTACCCGGCCGCGCTGTGGGCCCCGCTGGCCGCCTACTTGGAACGGCACCGGGCCGAAGTACGCACCGCAAGCCCCGTCGACCATGTCCGGCCCACTCCGGCCGGCCTCTTCGAGGTGACCGGGAGCGCCGCCACGTCCCGGTACGACGCCGTGGTCCTCGCCCTGGACGCCGGCGGCCTGCGGTCGCTGGTGGCCCGTTCCGACCGGCTGGCCGACCGGCCGTGGCGGGAGCGCGTGGCGCGGCTGCGGTCCGCTCCGCCCTTCCTCGTCGTCCGGCTCTGGCTCGACCGTCCCGTCGCCCCCGACCGGCCGGGCTTCCTGGGCACCAGCGGCTTCGGCGGTCTCGACAACATCAGCGTGCTGAACCGCTGGGAGGACGAGGCCGCCCGCTGGGCGGCGCGCACCGGAGGATCCGTGGTGGAACTCCACGCCTACGCCGTCGACCCGAGCGTCCCCCGCCCCGTTCAGGAGCAGCGACTGCTGCGGCAGCTCCACCGCGTGTACCCGGAGACCCGCGCCGCCGAGGTCGTCGACGTCCGCAACGAGTGGCGTGCGGACTGCCCGTTGTTTCCGGTGGGCGGCTACGCCGACCGCCCCACCGTCCGCACCTGCGATCCCGGACTGGTCCTCGCCGGAGACGTCGTGCGTACCGATCTTCCGGTCGCGCTGATGGAACGGGCGGCCACGACCGGCTTCCAGGCCGCGAACGCCCTGCTCGAACGCTGGGGCCTCCACGGGCAGACCCTGTGGACGGTACCGGACCGCGGTCGCGCCCCCGTACTGCGGAAGGCGGCCGCATGGGCGGGGCGGCGAGCCACCTGA